The genome window CTTTGTGGGGTTGTAAACGGCCTCGTTCGACGACAGCAAACTCGTGACctagttttttttttaaaaaaggtctaaatataatataattgttTTTCAAAAACTAGAAAAAAAATCTGTTTGGTTCCTCTCCTCCCCGCGCGCATGAATCACGTGGACTCCCTTTATTTCCCCAGGCGCACTGTACGGCGATCCACGCATTAATGCAGGCTGCAGGCCGGGCCGGCCCTCTCGGCTAGCCTAGCTCCAGCTGCTTGCTAGAACCCTAGGTGCGGTGCCCTGCAGACTGCTGACTCAGGAGTCGGAGTCGGAGTCGGAGTCGGAGTCGGACGCTGCAAGGTGCAAATCCGTCGTCGTCCGCGTCCAGGTCCAGCCTGCTAGCAGAGGTAGATGGAGCCATGCATAGCCTGCTAGCAGAGGTAGGCTGGTGGCTGGGCAACGATTCAGATCATGGCCGGGCCGGGCGGACTGTTGTGCGGCATGTGCCACATGCCTAGCAGGCCAGCAGGGTTCATATGATTGGCTGCTGTCTATACTATTACTGCTGCTGCAGCCCGGCCGCGCACGGCACCCCGCCGGTAAAACGAAGGAAGCAAGAAATGCTGAAATAGCCGCAGATCCCCGCCGGCGAAAAACCAACGAACACCAGGCGGATATGGATATCCCGCAGAAATGCTGAAAGGCCTAGGACATACGAAGGGAAGGACCAAACAGTACGACGCAGTATGCAGCCCCCGCAAGGCCTGCTAGTCCACGCTACAAAGAgggtgagagagggagagagagagatagagcaaAGGGCGGGGCGACTATTAGCTAGTACTAGTAGGGAGGAATTAAGGCCAAACGACGACGACGCACGGCGGCATGGCGGCCGGCCACCACGGGCAGCCGCCGGACGGGGAGGACGGGCGGCGGGCGGTCGTCGGCGGGGAGCAGGACCGGCTGCTGCCCATCGCCAACGTCGGCCGCATCATGAAGCAGATCCTGCCGCCCAACGCCAAGATCTCCAAGGAGGCCAAGGAGACGATGCAGGAGTGCGTGTCCGAGTTCATCGGCTTCGTCACCGGCGAGGCCTCCGACAAGTGCCACAAGGAGAAGCGCAAGACCGTCAACGGCGACGACCTCTGCTGGGCCTTCGGCGCCCTGGGCTTCGACGACTACGTCGACCCCATGCGCGGCTACCTCCACAAGTACCGGGAGGTCGAGGGGGACCGCGCCGCCGCAGCCGCGTCCTCCTCCCGCGGCGGCGGAGACCACCACCCCGCGTCCGCGTCCACGTCCAcctcgcccgccgccgccgccgcacccGGTCATTTCATGTTCGGCGCCGCAGCCATCGACCGCCCCGACAACAACACCTCATCCGCcaggcccttttgatccaacttcTACTTCGCCAGCTGCTCTTTAATTTGCTTGTTATTCGTCAGATCAACAACAAAAGCTACGCGCTTATCTTATTAATTTTTACTACTGCTCATTTTTTGAGAGGTGAATCGTCATATCAAATCCAAATTACAAGCTatctctatctatctatctatgttCCACAGttccacacacacatatatatagctTATTAGTGCTAGCTAGCCACAACAAAAGCTATGAGCATGCACCCAGTACAGTAGTAGCTAGCTAGAGGAGGTGAACAAGAGTTCTTGCTGCTACCGATTCATCTCCGGGGTACGTATCATCGGTGAATAAGGACTTGGGGTTGGGACGATGGTGGATGAAAACGAAGACCCTGCCGCGCGCCTACTATACCGCGCGCGGGTCGATGTAACTACTTCGATTGCTCGGCCCATCATCGATGAATTTGATTCGATTATTGATTTGTGAAGCTCCAATCGATTTGCACGAATGAAACTTACGTAGTTGTTCGATTTCAGCTTTTTTTTGGGTAGCCAGCGTTCTAGTAGGTTAAGCCTTTCAGGGTGAAATCGTTATTGATGTTCTTGCCGCTTATTATTATTGTCTCCTCTCTCCCAAATTTTCTTTCTCTATAGAGTTCATCAATGGTTGCTTGGCTTCATTAGACAAGATTCCCACCAGCTGATTCTTTGTGAGAAACTAATTAACTAGACAGCGATACACGGTGCTGCCGGTTCATGCAAAACATCACCTGAAAACGATATGGTTGATTCTTACTTGCTAGTATTATATATACAAGATCCATGCATGATGTTAGTTGTTTTGCTTTGCTGTGACTGTGGTGTATTGCTCGTGATAATTTTTTCAATGAGAAGCTGAGATCTTGTTTGCATCTTGGATTTTTTTTTGTATGTTTGAATTTCATTATTCTCCTTGTGTTCTAGGGAAGATGCGTATCTTTTTTCCTATCTCCTGCATATTTTCTGTAAAGATGAATTGATTCCTATAAAGTTTCTATATGATTTCTCTGAAATTTCTGCGATCGAGGACTAAGCCGTGCGTATAGCAGGCTTGTGGTAGTTCTATTCATATCACCCGGTGGAGCGAGCAGTCTTTATAGTATTAaatgttcatgggacacagaaaTTGATGTTTCTTTAACCACTGACATCTTAAATGGCATGCATGCTCCATGAGGTCGTCCCAGGCTCAAGGGTCCAGGTAGACTGACGGACTCTGCTGCCTCCCAATAATTCAGGCTCAGGCATAACACATGCATATACACTATAGAGAGAGTGACCAATATTGAACAGCTAGCATACATGGCAAACAGTATCGTTTACGACTATATGATATCTGTACTGGTCAATCTAGATTAAATTTAACCAAATTTATAGTAAATAGTAGTAATATTTTGATCTCTAAATAAATTTTACACAAACATGTTATGTAACTAATAATCCAATGGCGTAATCAATTATTTTGTATTCTGAATGTGTGTACTTTTTAAATATAAATTTAGTCAAAGTTTAGTTTTTTAACTTCTTGAATTGCGAGAATTATTGCATTCTTTGTGAATGGAAGAAGTACATattggactaaagtttagtttagCCCATCGTTAGATGATAGGTTAAACATGAACTGATTAAAAACAAAAATTGTTTTTCTACAGAGTTCTACTCACCAATTAGCCTATATTAGTTTTTGTTAAATCATGACTAATTCATGTTTATGTCTTCTATTTGGCATCCTTATACTAGAATAGTAGCATATACCATAGCATACTCCATGCATGGTGGTGGACGACAAAGTCTGATACTAAATAGTAGCTATATCATATGCATGATGTGCATGGTGCCCGCACCTGAAAACCAAAGAAAAAGTGACAGGCGATTTCTCGGATTATGACTACACTAAACTAAGGCCATGTTtggtcactaccggaatccgggcctttgccgagtgccggcggctttgccgagtgctttttatcgggcactcagcaaagaagactttgccgagagccgcactcggcaaagacctgcGCTCAGTAAAGATCTTATTTACCGAGTGCGGGACACTCGGTACagccaggcactcggcaaagattgctTTCCCGAGAGTCAAGCACTCGGCACAGATGGCTCtgggcaaagggccgttagcggccgtctacagctgacggccgtcagtccttgccgagtgtcaaatatctggcactcggcaaagagagtctttgccgagtgtcctatgtagacactcggcaaagcatatttttatttttattttattttggtcaccaaactttttgtggtatgttactacactatgtagacctatatgtaccattttggcacaattataacagtgttttctatagctagtacatttagtttgtttatttaaatttcttcgaaaaattcagatttgaactgcaggtcactcgaaacttggaaaatcgtgcatgcaaaaatgatatacatgctacttagcacaagttacgaccgatttcaggagcggaccagaaacttcgagcaccatgctcactcaacatgactgtgaacttgccatccaggtgtttaaaaattgtataaaacacaaacaaagtcagaaaatcatgaaacatatccacgtgtcatgatatcatatgtagaggctgtgataaaaatttgaaaaagtttcgaaaaagctgtaacgcactatgtgtacaaacctaagagatccacattgaaactctatgatttcatgtgtagttctcttaggtttctacacataatatttcacaactttctccaaacattctaaattttttatcacagactctacatatgatatcatgacacgtggacaagtttcatgattttctaagtttgtttgtgttttataaaatttttaaacagttgtatggcaagttcacggccatgttgagtgagcatggtgctcgaagtttccggtctgaTCCTGAAAtctgtcgtaacttgtgctaagtagcatggatattatttttgcatgcacggttttccaagtttcgagtgacctgcagttcaaatgtgattttttcgaagaaattcaaataaacgaactaaatctactagctatagaaaacaattttctaattgtctcaaaatggtacatgtagatctatatagtgtaggaacatactataaaaattttggttgggaaaataaaaaagtactttgccgagtgtcaagaaatgacactcggcaaagatagtcTATGCCGAGTGTCGAacattggacactcggcaaagtaaggtttttgccgagtgccccagatctggggcactcggcaaagtatatttttaaattaaaaaaatctttgccgagtgctagatcgcgggcactcgacaaagagctcgaCCTTAATCAAACCGACGCGGGTTCTCTTCTCTGTTCTCGCTCGCTCTCTTCTCTCTCTGTTCCCTCGCAaaagcgccgccgccgtcgccgtgaTAGCAGGCGCCGCCACCCCGGCCATCCGCCCGCTCGCCCGGACCACACCGGCCCCCGCCCGCCCCGGCCATCCGCCTCCGCCCCCGCTCACCCGTTCCACGCCGGCCCCCGCCAGCCTCTCTCTGCGCCGGCCACCGCGCGCCGTCGACGCCGCTCAGGCCACCACCGTTCGACGGCGCTCGACGCCGCCCCTGGTCCTTGACGCCGCCCCGCGGCCCCTGCTCGCCTCGCCATCACCGTGAGTTTTGACTAATGAATTATTATTGTTTTGATTGAGCCAAACTATGATTGTTTTGACTGATGAATTATTATTTGATCCTTGAAATGGTAGCTTTTGACTATGATTTTTGGTTAAATATAGTGCATAAATATAGTGAATTATTATTTGCATAAATATAGTGTTATACTCCGTACATATATAGTGCTATACTCCGTATATATATACACAAAGAGATAAACAAAGAGAAAGTATAATTGCTTGTCATTGCTATAAATCGTGGAGGGAAAAGAAATGCTTCTAATTTGTATCACAACTCTCTTTTTGTTATAGCTACAAGTTGTCTTAGCAtgggggtgaaagggaattaggcttacacctagttcctatataattttggtggttgaattgcccaacacaaatctttggactaaccagtttgttctagtgtataagttttacaggtgcaaaaggttcacacttagccaataaaaagaccaaatgttgggttcgacaaaagagcaaagAAGCTACCGAAGgcccctctggtctggcgcaccggactgtccggtgtgccaccggacagtgtccggtgcaccagaggaatccaactccaacttgtcaccttcgggaaaatccagagtcggcgcgctataattcaccggactgtccggtgtacaccggacagtgtccggtgctccaacgggacgcggctctggaactcgccagcctcgggattttacgaaggctgctccgctataattcaccggacatgttcggtgtgcaccggactgtccggtgcatcctcggagcaacggctacttcgcgccaacggctacctgcaacgcattaaatgcgcgcgcagcgcgcgcagaaggcaggcgcgcccataccggcgcaccggacaatgaacagttcatgtccggtgcgccaccggacatcgaggcgggcccagaagtcagaactccaacggtcaaattccaacggcactggtgacgtggctggggcaccggactgtccggtgcgccatcgtgcagacagcctccaccaacggtcaagtttggtggttggggctataaataccccaaccacccccacattcatagtatccaagttttccacttctcaaccacttacaagagctaggcattcaattctagacacaccaaagagatcaaatcctctccaaattccacacaagtctttagtgattagcgagagagatttgccgtgttcttttgagctcttgcgcttggattgcttcttttctttctcacttgttcttgagatcaaaactccattgtaatcaaggcaagaggcaccaattgtgtggtggcccttgctggGAAGTTTTGTtgtcggctttgatttgagaagagaagctcactcggtccgagggaccgtttgagagagggaagggttgaaagagacccggcctttgtggcctcctcaacggggagtaggtttgcgagaaccgaacctcggtaaaacacatccgcgtgtcacactcttcatttgcttgcgatttgtttttcaccctctctcgcggactcgtttatatttctaacgctaacccggcttgtagttgtgtttatatttgtaaatttcagtttcgccctattcacccccctctaggcgactatcaattggtatcggagcccggtgcttcattagagcctaaccgctcgaagtgatgtcaggagatcacgccaagaaggagatggagaccggcgaaaagcccactacaagccacgggagcacttcatcggaagagtcccgcaccaagaggaaggaaaagaagaagagctcctccaacaaagggaaggagaagaaatcttcttctcaccacaaagagaagaaggagaaatcttcttctcacaagccacatcggagtggggacaagcacaagaggatgaggaaagtggtctattacgagaccgacacttcatcaacatccacctccggctccgatgcggcatccatcacttctaagcgccaagagcgcaagaagtatagtaagattcccctacgctaccctcacatttctaaacatacaccattactttccgtcccattaggcaaaccaccaacttttgatggtgaagattacgctaggtggagtgatttaatgcgatttcatctaacctcactccacaaaagcatatgggatgttgttgagtttggtgcacaggtaccatccgtaggggatgaagactatgatgaggatgaggcggcccaaatcgagcacttcaactctcaagcaacaacaatactcctcgcttctctaagtagagaggagtataacaaagtacaagggttgaagaacgccaaggaggtttgggatgtgctcaaaaccgcacacgaaggcgatgagctcacaaagatcaccaagcgggaaacgatcgagggggagctcggtcgcttccggcttcacaaaggagaagagccacaaaacatgtacaaccggctcaagaccttggtaaaccaagtgcgcaacctcgggagcaaaaagtgggatgaccacgaggtggttaaggttattctaagatctcttattttccttaaccctactcaagttcaactaatccgtggcaacccaagatatacactaatgacccccgaggaagtaatcgggaattttgtaagttttgagtgcatgatcgaaggctcaaggaagatcaacgagcttgatgatccctccacatccgaagctcaacccgtcgcattcaaggcgacggaggaaaagaaggaggagtctacaccaagtcgacaaccaatagacgcctccaagctggacaatgaggaaatggcgctcgtcatcaagagcttccgccaaatcctcaaacaaaggagagggaaagactacaagtcccgctccaagaaggtttgctacaagtgtggtaagcccggtcactttatagctaaatgtccattatcaagtgatagtgacaggggtgacgacaagaagggaagaagaaaggagaagaagaggtactataagaagaaggacggcgatgcccatgtttgtcgggagtgggactccgacgaaagctcaagcgactcctcctccgacgaggacgccgccaacatcgccgtcaccaagggactcctcttccccaacgtcggccacaaatgcctcatggcaaaagacggcaaaaagaaggttaaatctaaatcctccactagatatgaatcctctagtgatgataatgctagtgatgaggaagataatttgagtaccctttttgccaaccttaacatggaacaaaagcaaaaattaaatgaattgattagtgttattcatgagaaggatgatctcttggactctcaagaggacttccttattaaggaaaacaaaaagcatgttaaggttaaaaatgcttatgctctagaaattgacaaatgtgaaaaattatctagtgagctaagtgaaagggaaatgtgcctttgggtcatttctaagtattttggtgattgagtgcaaacacaagtgcttaaatgtgaaaatatgcccatggatgaacaaagtgcaaatcacaagttaaggtatgtttctaagccttagtacattggttttgtgtactaatattcttgtctaagtgttagaaacaggaagaagaagaggagtggagggctgcttcgggctggggcaccggactgtccggtgtgcaccggacagtgtccggtgcgccagaccagcgtggagcaaaccagccgctctcgggtttttctccggcgacttcggctaaaattcaccggactgtccggtgtacaccggactgtccggtgagccaacggtcggccgggccaacggtcggccgcgcgatcggcgcgcgacacgtggccgagccaacggtcggaatggggcaccggactgtccggtgtgcaccggacatgtccggtgcgccaacggcgcccagatctgcaacagacagcaacggtcggatgcactgtttatggaaataaatcgggcaccggacagtgtccggtgtgcaccggactgtccggtgcgcccgatgacagaaggcaaggatggccttccagaattgttctcaacggctcctagctgccttggggctataaaagggacccctaggcgcatggaggaggacaccaagcaaccttagagcattcttgatcatccacactcagtctttgcgcattcgtttgtcattctcagtgattcgagctcgttctagtgtgaactttgagatagtctcttgagctcgtttcttggccgtgtgtgtgcgcattttgctgtggatttgtgtgtgttgcttccctcccttactccgtgcttctttgtgaaattcaattgtaagggcgagagactccaagttgtggagattcctcgcaaacgggaaaagatcaaagaaaagaagaacaccgtggtattcaagttgatcattggatcacttgagaggagttgagtgcaactctcgtccgttgggacgccacaacgtggagtaggcaagttttgtacttggccgaaccacgggataatcaccgtgtcatctctgtgattgatttcttgtgattattgtgtcttggctcctctctagccacttggcaatctttGTGCTAACAatcaaccaagtttttgtggctataagtttgatttttacaggatcacctattcacccccccctctaggtgctctcaattggtatcggagccgttctcttcaagaaagggactaaccgcccgaagagatggatcctaaggggaagggaattgtgatcaacgacaaggagaaggagtctttcgtcaatgagccaagggatgacaaatccaacaactcgggctcgggccacaagcgaaaagatgggaagaagaagaagacaagacgcatcaaggagatcgtctactacgacagcgatgagtcctcttcttcccaaaaggacgacgacaacgactacaggaagacggtcaattcgaacttttcatttgattattctcgtattccacatagttcgaattcgcatttgctttccattcctcttggtaaacctccacactttgatggggaggactacggattttggagtcacaaaatgcgtagtcatttattctctctccatccaagcatatgggaaattgtagagaatggaatgaaatttgatagctcggatagccctatgtttatcaatgaacaaattcataaaaatgcacaagctactactgttctcttagcatctttgtgcagggaagagtacaataaggtgagcggcttggacaatgccaagcagatatgggacaccctcaagatctctcacgaggggaacgacatcaccatgctcaccaagatggagttggtggagggcgaacttggacgattcaccatgataaggggagaagagccaactcaaacttacaaccggctcaagacccttatcaacaagataaggagctacggaagcacgcgttggacggatcacgacgtcgtccgcctaatgctcaggtcatttactgttcttgatcctcatctcgtgaacaatattcgtgagaatcccaggtacacgatgatgacgcccgaagaagtacttggaaaattcgtgagcgagcggatgatgatcaacgaggcaagatatgtcgacgacgcgttgaacggtccactccacgagtctcaacccattgctctaaaggcaacaaggagcaaggaggcgctacctagcaaggtggcacaaattgaggcggccggacttaatgatgaagagatggctctcatcatcaaacgcttcaagacggtgctaaaaggtcacaaggggcagccaagcaagaccaagacaaaggggaagcgctcatgcttcaagtgcggtaagattggtcattttatcgctaactgccccgataacgatagtgaccaggaacagggaaacaagagggaaaa of Zea mays cultivar B73 chromosome 8, Zm-B73-REFERENCE-NAM-5.0, whole genome shotgun sequence contains these proteins:
- the LOC109941577 gene encoding nuclear transcription factor Y subunit B-1 — protein: MAAGHHGQPPDGEDGRRAVVGGEQDRLLPIANVGRIMKQILPPNAKISKEAKETMQECVSEFIGFVTGEASDKCHKEKRKTVNGDDLCWAFGALGFDDYVDPMRGYLHKYREVEGDRAAAAASSSRGGGDHHPASASTSTSPAAAAAPGHFMFGAAAIDRPDNNTSSARPF